In Ferrigenium kumadai, the DNA window ACCGCCAGCGTCATCGGCAAGATACGCGCACGCAACGGCGACGAGCACCAGACGCAAGTCGCCTGATGAAGTCCATCGTCATCCTGATCTCGGGGCGCGGCAGCAACATGCAGGCCCTGCTGAAGGCCAAGCTGCCCTGCCGCATCGCCGCGGTGATCAGCAACAAGACGGACGCCGAAGGGCTGGAATTCGCCCGCAAGCATGGCATCCAGACCGCCGTCGTGTCGCATCGCGACTATTCGGACCGCGCCAGCTTCGACGCCGCGCTGGCGCAGACCATCGACGGATTCCAGCCCGATTATGTGATCCTCGCCGGATTCATGCGCATCCTCACCGAGGGATTCGTCAAGCGTTACTACGGCAAGCTGGTCAATATCCATCCCTCGCTGCTGCCCGCCTATGGCGGCCTCGACACCCACGCGCGGGCACTGCACGACGGCGTGAAGATCCACGGCTGCACGGTGCATTTCGTCACGCCCGACCTGGATCACGGCCCGATCATCATCCAGGCCGCGGTGCCCGTGCTGAGCCACGACACCGAGAAGACCCTGGCTGCGCGCGTGCTGAATGAAGAACACCGCATCTATCCTCAGGCCATACGCTGGCTGTGCGAAAACCAGATTGAACTGGATGCCAACGGGCGGGTCGTATTGCATCGCCATAAGCAATCCGCTCACTCTCTGATTTCACCGGGTCTGGAATAACATGAAGTGGTTCTCGCATATCCTCGCATGGCTGGTGCTTTGCATTGCCGTTCCAGCACATGCCGCCGCGCCGAATAGCGTGCAGGTCACTTACGACATCTACAAGGGCAGCATCAAGATCGGCGAGATCGAAGAGGTCTACACGCGGGACAAGGACCACTACACACTATCCAGCATCACCAAGCCGGTCGGCATTTTCGCGGTATTCAAGCCCGAAAAGGTGTTCGTCAACAGCCGCGGCCTGGTCGGCAAGCAGGGCCTGAAGCCGTTGCACTTCGATCACCGGAGAGAACAGGATGCGAGCAAGGACAGCAGCGCTGAATTCGACTGGGAGAAAGGCGAGCTCACGCAGATCCATCAGGAACAGCGCGACATGGTCGCACTCCCCGAGGGCACTCAGGACCGCCTGAGCGCGATGTACCAGTTCATGTTCCTGCCCAACTCAGCCACGGTGGTAGACTTCCCGATGACCAACGGCATCAGGCTGAACAACTACCACTACGCCGTCTCGCGCGGCCAGAAGCTCAAGACCCCAGCGGGTGAATTCTCCACGCTGTATCTCGACGACCAGGCCAAGTCCGGCGAGCGACATAACGAGATCTGGCTGGCCACGCAGCGTTACAATCTGCCGTGCAAGATGGTCATCACCGAAGCCAACGGCGATCAACTCACCCAAGTACTGAGCAAACTCCAGATCCGCTGACCGTGTCCGCCTTGCCGCAAATGAGCTTGTCGAAGTGGCCTGTCCTGAACCGGTTGAAGCGGTATCTCCCCAGCCTGCCGCAACAGCCAGCGGCAAGGATCGCACTCGCCATCGGCCTGTCGCTCCTGATCCACGCCATCGTGCTGTTCGGTCCACTGGTCGAGCTGCCGAAGAGCGAAGTGCCACTGCCGCCGCTCACCGCCAAGCTCGAACCGCTGCCCAAGATCGCGGCCGCACCTGCGCCGAAAAAGAAGCCACGGCCGAAGCCCAAAGCCGTCGAGAGCACCGCACCGGCAGTTCAGGAAAGCCTGCCGGAAACACCCAGCCCGGAAGCCACAGGCGAACAGCCGCAAGCCGTCGCCGAGCCCCAACCCGCCGCTGAAGCAACGGAGCAGGCCAAGCCACTGCTGCCAAAGCATGCGCAGCTGACCTTCGCCGTCTATCAGGGCAGCGGCGGCATGCAACTGGGCGAGGCGGTTCACCGTCTGGACATCGAAGAAGGACAATACACACTCAAAACGGTGTCGCAGACTACGGGGGTCGTCAGCTTCTTCAAGAGCTATACGCTGACCCAGACCAGCCGGGGACGGGTCGATGCGCAGGGACTGCATCCCCTCGCCTTCGACGAAGAAAAGAAGCAGTCCAAGGGCAACCAGGGCCTGAGGGCTGAATTCGACTGGGAGGCACACAAGCTGCACTTTTCGCACGGCGGCGAAGCAGCCCTGCCGGAACAGGCTCAAGACATTGCGAGCTTCCTCTACCAGCTCTCTCAGATGCCTATGGCCAACCGGCAAACGATGCCGTTCAGCATCAGCAACGGCAAGAAGCTGGAATATTACGAACTGGAGATCGGCGCGGAAGAGGAGATCGCGACGCCGCTGGGCAAGCTGCGCGCATTGCCGCTGCGCAAGCGGCACGCTCAGGGCGAGGAAGGGCTGGATATCTGGCTGGGACTGGAATATCGCCTGCTGCCGGTCAAGGTACGCCAGATAGACCGCACCGGACAGATCGCGGGGGAGATGGCGATTTCCGACATCCGCGTGTCGGATGA includes these proteins:
- the purN gene encoding phosphoribosylglycinamide formyltransferase, whose amino-acid sequence is MKSIVILISGRGSNMQALLKAKLPCRIAAVISNKTDAEGLEFARKHGIQTAVVSHRDYSDRASFDAALAQTIDGFQPDYVILAGFMRILTEGFVKRYYGKLVNIHPSLLPAYGGLDTHARALHDGVKIHGCTVHFVTPDLDHGPIIIQAAVPVLSHDTEKTLAARVLNEEHRIYPQAIRWLCENQIELDANGRVVLHRHKQSAHSLISPGLE
- a CDS encoding DUF3108 domain-containing protein, with protein sequence MKWFSHILAWLVLCIAVPAHAAAPNSVQVTYDIYKGSIKIGEIEEVYTRDKDHYTLSSITKPVGIFAVFKPEKVFVNSRGLVGKQGLKPLHFDHRREQDASKDSSAEFDWEKGELTQIHQEQRDMVALPEGTQDRLSAMYQFMFLPNSATVVDFPMTNGIRLNNYHYAVSRGQKLKTPAGEFSTLYLDDQAKSGERHNEIWLATQRYNLPCKMVITEANGDQLTQVLSKLQIR
- a CDS encoding DUF3108 domain-containing protein produces the protein MSKWPVLNRLKRYLPSLPQQPAARIALAIGLSLLIHAIVLFGPLVELPKSEVPLPPLTAKLEPLPKIAAAPAPKKKPRPKPKAVESTAPAVQESLPETPSPEATGEQPQAVAEPQPAAEATEQAKPLLPKHAQLTFAVYQGSGGMQLGEAVHRLDIEEGQYTLKTVSQTTGVVSFFKSYTLTQTSRGRVDAQGLHPLAFDEEKKQSKGNQGLRAEFDWEAHKLHFSHGGEAALPEQAQDIASFLYQLSQMPMANRQTMPFSISNGKKLEYYELEIGAEEEIATPLGKLRALPLRKRHAQGEEGLDIWLGLEYRLLPVKVRQIDRTGQIAGEMAISDIRVSDE